In Manis pentadactyla isolate mManPen7 chromosome 3, mManPen7.hap1, whole genome shotgun sequence, a single window of DNA contains:
- the FAM78A gene encoding protein FAM78A isoform X2, with protein MNDNFYPSVTWAVPVSESNVAKLTDIYRDQSFTTWLVATNTSTNDMIILHTLHWRMQLSIEVNPNRPLGQRARLREPIAQDQPKILSKNEPIPPSALVKPNANDAQVLMWRPKFGQPLVVIPPKHR; from the coding sequence ATGAACGACAACTTCTACCCCAGCGTCACGTGGGCAGTGCCCGTCAGCGAGAGCAATGTGGCCAAACTGACCGACATCTACCGGGACCAGAGCTTCACCACATGGCTGGTGGCCACCAACACCTCAACCAACGACATGATCATTTTGCACACACTGCACTGGCGCATGCAGCTCAGCATCGAGGTGAACCCCAACCGGCCTCTGGGCCAGCGCGCCCGGCTACGGGAGCCCATCGCCCAGGACCAGCCCAAAATACTGAGCAAGAATGAGCCAATACCGCCCAGTGCCCTGGTCAAGCCCAACGCCAACGACGCTCAGGTCCTCATGTGGCGGCCCAAGTTCGGACAGCCGCTGGTGGTAATCCCCCCCAAGCACCGGTAA